In a single window of the uncultured Dysgonomonas sp. genome:
- a CDS encoding bifunctional alpha,alpha-trehalose-phosphate synthase (UDP-forming)/trehalose-phosphatase has product MKTVVISNRLPVKIIEENNELKLIRSEGGLATGLNSIDSGQKMCWVGWAGMYVDDEKQKQKINLQMDDLDFHPVYLSVNQIENYYEGYSNSTIWPLCHYFFSYIESNATYWESYKEVNALFCNVALEIIEPGDTVWVQDYQLMLLPAMLREKIPDINIGYFHHIPFPSYELFRVLPERAEILRGLLGADLIGFHTYDYMRHFISTVYRVLGYECILDEIQLEERMIDIDAFPMGINYELYNNAILNPEVELIAKELRNSISGSKIILSVDRLDYSKGILIRLQAFAEFLEANPKYRGTVSLVMVVVPSRDTVDIYSDLKVRIDEMVGSINGKYSTLSWNPVYYFYRSFSFEELTALYYMADIALVTPIRDGMNLVAKEYLATKRNNTGVLILSEMAGAAIELSDAIIVNPTNTKEINDAIIKALEMPEEEQFSTLKKMQKAIATQTVGQWAQDFISELKNVKERNYSMFEKVIKDESLNNIKDAYDNAQKRLIILDYDGTLSPFYKDPANAYPRPELLQLLEEIIRNKRNRLIINSGRDMDTLDKWFQDLSIGLAAEHGAYYKDKEKWYSNIPEIKWDDEIMHILEQTTRKTPGAKIETKKTAIVWHYRAVDTWLAELRVNQLIKSLINPCSRLNLQIMRGNKVIEIKTSNFNKGSEAVRLLKMDNYDFVLAIGDDTTDEEMFIALPDDAITIKVGKNATAAKYNLPSQTKTVPFLKNLIKN; this is encoded by the coding sequence ATGAAAACTGTTGTCATCTCTAATAGATTGCCTGTAAAAATAATAGAAGAAAATAATGAACTTAAACTAATAAGGAGTGAAGGAGGGCTTGCGACCGGACTTAATTCTATCGATTCGGGACAAAAAATGTGCTGGGTTGGATGGGCAGGAATGTATGTTGATGATGAAAAACAAAAACAAAAAATTAATCTTCAGATGGACGATTTGGATTTCCATCCGGTCTATCTATCCGTCAACCAAATTGAAAATTATTATGAAGGATATAGTAATAGTACAATTTGGCCGCTATGTCATTATTTCTTTTCCTATATAGAATCAAATGCAACTTATTGGGAGTCTTACAAAGAAGTGAATGCTTTATTTTGTAATGTGGCACTTGAAATAATAGAGCCGGGGGATACAGTATGGGTTCAAGACTATCAATTAATGCTCCTTCCTGCGATGCTAAGAGAGAAAATTCCAGATATAAATATAGGCTATTTTCATCACATACCCTTTCCTTCATATGAGCTATTCAGGGTTTTGCCCGAGAGAGCAGAGATATTACGAGGCCTATTAGGGGCTGACTTAATAGGGTTTCATACATATGACTATATGAGGCATTTTATCAGTACTGTATATCGTGTATTAGGCTACGAATGTATACTGGATGAAATTCAATTGGAAGAACGGATGATTGATATAGATGCTTTCCCCATGGGGATCAATTATGAATTATATAATAATGCCATACTTAACCCTGAAGTGGAATTAATAGCAAAAGAATTGAGAAATAGTATTAGTGGCAGTAAGATTATCTTGTCGGTTGACAGGTTAGACTACAGTAAAGGAATATTGATACGGTTGCAAGCGTTTGCTGAATTTCTTGAAGCCAACCCGAAATATAGGGGTACAGTTTCTTTAGTGATGGTTGTGGTACCTTCAAGAGACACTGTTGATATTTATTCTGATCTTAAAGTAAGAATTGATGAAATGGTGGGATCTATTAATGGAAAATATTCGACATTGAGTTGGAATCCGGTCTACTATTTTTATCGTTCTTTTTCTTTTGAAGAATTGACGGCATTGTACTATATGGCTGATATAGCTCTTGTAACACCTATACGAGACGGTATGAATTTGGTAGCGAAGGAATATCTTGCTACAAAGAGAAATAATACCGGAGTGCTGATTCTTAGCGAAATGGCAGGAGCCGCAATCGAACTCTCCGATGCAATCATTGTGAATCCCACAAATACAAAAGAAATAAATGATGCCATTATAAAAGCATTGGAAATGCCGGAGGAAGAACAATTCTCTACATTAAAAAAGATGCAGAAGGCAATAGCAACTCAAACAGTAGGACAATGGGCTCAAGATTTTATCTCAGAGTTGAAAAATGTTAAAGAACGGAATTACTCTATGTTCGAGAAAGTAATTAAAGACGAAAGTTTGAATAATATTAAAGACGCGTATGACAATGCACAAAAGAGGCTCATTATACTTGATTACGATGGTACATTATCTCCATTCTACAAAGATCCTGCAAATGCATACCCACGACCAGAACTATTACAACTTTTAGAAGAAATTATAAGAAACAAACGAAACAGGCTCATTATTAATAGTGGAAGGGATATGGATACATTGGATAAATGGTTTCAGGATCTATCGATTGGTCTGGCAGCCGAACATGGAGCATATTATAAAGACAAAGAAAAATGGTATAGTAATATTCCGGAAATAAAGTGGGATGATGAGATTATGCACATACTGGAACAGACAACACGTAAGACTCCAGGAGCCAAAATAGAGACGAAGAAGACGGCGATTGTATGGCACTACAGAGCCGTTGATACATGGCTTGCCGAACTGAGGGTTAATCAATTGATCAAAAGCTTGATTAATCCTTGCTCGCGATTAAATCTGCAAATAATGAGAGGGAATAAAGTAATTGAAATCAAAACATCGAATTTCAATAAGGGTTCAGAAGCAGTTCGATTATTAAAGATGGACAATTATGACTTTGTTCTGGCTATCGGGGATGATACCACTGATGAAGAAATGTTTATTGCTCTTCCAGACGATGCTATCACCATTAAAGTTGGAAAAAATGCTACTGCAGCTAAATATAATTTACCCTCTCAAACCAAGACCGTACCTTTTTTGAAAAATCTAATAAAGAATTAA
- a CDS encoding glycoside hydrolase family 15 protein, translated as MKNLDYGVIGNCRSAALVSKYGSIDWFCFPDFDSPSLFAKLLDKEKGGSFAIEVGGEYKITQEYKQGTNILRTRFEAKEGTFDVLDFMPRYRTSDSTYYMPAEIYRYIRLVNGKPRFKISYNPAINYAKEKAVFRKTSEYVRTASVENDKNNFYLYSNFDFDAILDKKEIILNDDGFLFLSYNQKLVTVDINRVKLEYQRTKVYWLNWSYRSKRFNAYGDVIARSLLVLKLMSFQSSGAVLAALTTSMPETIGEVRNWDYRFCWIRDASMSIETLLKMGHQGAAARFLGFVKRILKSKYDEFQIMYGIRGERNLVEEFLPHLSGYENSKPVRIGNAAYNQKQNDSLGYLMDVIYNYYLFFPGNLDEIEEMWEIVRNIAKTVIAEWQNKDQSIWEFRNIEDHFVFSKVMCWVALDRTEKIAQLLNKDEYAKLIRVEADKIYRDICEKGWDEELQSFTQAYGNKQMDSSLLLIEQYGFIEANDERYIKTVRKIKEELLHEGLMYRYKNSDDFGLPSSAFTICTFWMVRALFVVGEKSDALGLFNQLLSYSNHLGLFSEDLDFETKRQLGNFPQAYSHLALINTASLFSEERILSQFIRP; from the coding sequence ATGAAAAATTTAGATTATGGAGTTATAGGTAATTGTAGATCAGCTGCATTAGTTTCAAAATATGGAAGTATAGATTGGTTTTGTTTCCCTGACTTCGATTCTCCTTCCCTTTTTGCAAAATTACTAGATAAGGAGAAAGGAGGGTCATTCGCGATAGAAGTCGGGGGCGAATATAAGATAACGCAGGAATATAAACAAGGAACAAATATCTTGCGCACGAGGTTCGAGGCAAAAGAAGGTACTTTTGATGTACTAGACTTCATGCCCAGATACAGAACCTCCGACAGTACATACTATATGCCTGCGGAGATATACAGATATATCAGATTAGTAAATGGTAAACCTCGGTTCAAGATAAGCTACAACCCTGCAATTAATTATGCCAAGGAAAAAGCTGTATTTAGAAAAACATCTGAGTATGTGCGAACAGCTTCTGTCGAAAATGACAAGAATAATTTTTACTTGTATTCTAATTTTGATTTTGATGCTATTCTTGATAAAAAAGAAATAATACTTAATGATGATGGTTTTTTGTTTCTATCATACAACCAGAAACTTGTTACGGTAGACATCAATCGGGTAAAGCTTGAGTATCAAAGAACTAAAGTATATTGGCTTAACTGGAGCTACCGCTCTAAACGGTTTAACGCTTATGGGGATGTCATAGCACGAAGCCTACTTGTTTTGAAATTGATGTCCTTCCAATCGTCGGGAGCCGTACTTGCTGCTCTAACAACAAGTATGCCTGAAACAATCGGCGAAGTACGTAATTGGGATTATCGTTTCTGTTGGATCAGGGACGCCTCCATGTCGATAGAAACATTACTAAAAATGGGACATCAGGGAGCAGCTGCTCGTTTTTTAGGGTTTGTCAAACGTATTTTGAAATCGAAATATGATGAATTCCAAATCATGTATGGTATACGGGGTGAAAGGAATTTGGTTGAAGAGTTCTTACCACATTTGTCAGGTTATGAAAATTCAAAACCCGTACGTATAGGAAATGCCGCTTACAATCAGAAACAAAATGATTCGTTAGGCTATTTGATGGACGTTATCTATAATTATTATTTATTTTTCCCAGGCAATCTGGATGAAATAGAAGAAATGTGGGAGATTGTCCGGAATATAGCAAAGACTGTAATTGCTGAATGGCAGAATAAAGATCAAAGTATTTGGGAATTTAGAAATATAGAAGATCATTTTGTGTTTTCGAAAGTAATGTGTTGGGTTGCACTAGACAGAACCGAAAAAATAGCACAATTATTAAATAAAGATGAATATGCCAAATTGATAAGAGTGGAGGCAGATAAAATTTATCGAGATATATGTGAAAAAGGTTGGGATGAGGAATTGCAAAGTTTCACTCAAGCCTATGGAAATAAGCAAATGGATTCCTCTTTGTTGTTGATCGAACAGTATGGTTTTATTGAAGCTAATGATGAAAGGTATATAAAAACCGTAAGAAAAATTAAAGAAGAATTACTACATGAAGGGTTGATGTATAGGTATAAAAATAGTGATGATTTTGGACTGCCATCTTCAGCTTTTACCATCTGTACATTTTGGATGGTAAGGGCATTATTTGTTGTCGGAGAAAAATCCGATGCTTTAGGCCTATTCAATCAGCTGCTCTCATATTCCAATCATTTAGGCTTATTCAGCGAAGATCTGGATTTCGAGACAAAGCGACAATTGGGTAATTTCCCTCAGGCATATTCCCATTTAGCTTTGATAAATACAGCTAGTCTATTTTCAGAAGAAAGAATATTGTCTCAATTTATTCGGCCTTGA
- a CDS encoding DEAD/DEAH box helicase produces the protein MTFKELNIIEPVLKALNEKGYTHPTPIQQQAIAPALDNRDILGLAQTGTGKTAAFSLPIIQQLHSNKVHSKKRDIRALILTPTRELAIQINENLRDYTLYTGIRHCVIYGGVKQHAQVNELKAGVDILVATPGRLLDLMNQNIISLNSIRHFVLDEADRMLDLGFVHDIKRLLPKLPKEKQTLFFSATMPSSIAALSRSILHHPVKVEVAPASSVVDTIDQYIYFVEKQEKKDLLITLLRKDKKKSALIFSRTKHGADKIVRILSQSGIGSAAIHGNKSQNARQRALSDFKSHKIQTLIATDIAARGIDIDHLELVINYDLPDVAETYVHRIGRTGRAGNTGTALTFCAQDEQVMLRDIQKLTGKKLVVSS, from the coding sequence ATGACATTTAAAGAATTAAATATTATTGAGCCCGTTTTGAAGGCTCTGAATGAAAAAGGATATACACATCCGACGCCGATACAACAGCAGGCTATAGCTCCTGCACTGGATAATCGCGATATACTCGGCTTGGCACAAACCGGTACAGGTAAAACTGCTGCATTTTCATTACCGATCATACAGCAATTACATTCAAACAAAGTACATAGTAAAAAAAGGGATATCAGAGCATTGATATTAACTCCTACCCGGGAGCTGGCAATTCAAATTAATGAAAACCTGAGAGACTATACTCTTTATACAGGTATACGCCACTGTGTGATATATGGAGGAGTGAAACAACATGCTCAGGTAAATGAACTAAAAGCAGGAGTAGATATATTAGTCGCTACTCCGGGGCGTCTGCTGGATTTAATGAATCAGAATATTATCAGCTTAAACTCTATTCGTCATTTTGTGCTGGATGAAGCTGACCGTATGCTGGATTTGGGATTTGTTCACGACATCAAGCGTTTGCTGCCTAAGCTACCCAAAGAAAAGCAAACACTTTTCTTTTCAGCCACTATGCCTTCCTCTATAGCTGCTCTTTCACGCTCTATCTTACATCATCCGGTAAAGGTGGAGGTTGCTCCGGCTTCGTCGGTTGTTGATACGATAGACCAATATATTTATTTTGTGGAAAAACAAGAGAAAAAAGACCTGCTTATAACCTTATTGAGAAAAGACAAAAAGAAGTCTGCCCTTATATTTTCCCGCACCAAGCACGGGGCTGACAAGATAGTTCGGATACTTAGTCAATCGGGAATAGGCAGTGCAGCTATTCATGGAAATAAGTCTCAGAACGCAAGACAACGAGCCTTATCCGATTTCAAATCTCATAAAATACAAACCCTGATAGCAACAGATATAGCAGCCAGGGGAATTGATATCGATCATCTGGAGTTGGTGATAAACTATGATCTGCCGGATGTAGCCGAAACTTATGTACACCGTATAGGACGTACAGGAAGGGCTGGCAACACGGGTACTGCCCTGACATTCTGTGCCCAGGATGAGCAGGTTATGCTTCGGGATATTCAGAAGCTAACGGGTAAAAAGCTTGTTGTATCAAGCTAA
- a CDS encoding nitronate monooxygenase family protein yields the protein MKSFFIGNLEVKLPVIQGGMGVGVSLSGLASAVANEGGIGVISCAGLGLIYHKSPGDYLSKCISGLKEEIQKAREKSKGIIGVNIMVALTNYADMVKTSIAEKVDVIFAGAGLPFDLPSFLTDDSKTKLVPIVSSSRAAKIICDKWKNNYGYLPDAIVVEGPKAGGHLGFKVNQLDDEQYSLEHLIPEVVSITDMYKDEKNIPVIAAGGISSGKDILRFIEMGASGVQMGTIFVTTNECDASETFKNVFVKATQEDIKIIQSPVGMPGRAINGEFIQSVENGNETPKSCPFHCIKTCDYTKSPYCIVQCLYQAARGNMKKGYAFTGINVHLSQKISSVKEVISNLKAEFLNAALEKARV from the coding sequence ATGAAATCATTTTTTATTGGAAATCTGGAAGTAAAACTTCCTGTTATTCAAGGTGGAATGGGTGTCGGTGTATCCCTGTCCGGATTAGCATCGGCTGTTGCCAACGAAGGAGGTATCGGCGTAATATCCTGTGCCGGGTTAGGCTTAATTTATCACAAATCGCCCGGAGACTATCTAAGCAAATGTATTTCCGGACTAAAAGAAGAAATTCAAAAAGCAAGAGAGAAAAGTAAAGGCATAATCGGTGTAAATATTATGGTTGCCCTTACCAACTATGCAGACATGGTAAAAACATCGATTGCTGAAAAAGTGGATGTTATATTTGCCGGTGCAGGTCTTCCCTTCGATTTACCCTCCTTCCTGACCGATGATAGTAAAACAAAACTCGTACCGATTGTTTCTTCTTCAAGAGCAGCCAAAATAATATGTGACAAATGGAAAAACAACTATGGTTATTTACCCGACGCCATTGTTGTTGAAGGCCCTAAAGCCGGAGGCCATCTAGGCTTCAAGGTGAATCAGCTTGATGATGAACAATATTCTTTGGAACATCTTATCCCCGAAGTGGTAAGCATCACTGATATGTATAAAGACGAAAAAAATATACCGGTAATTGCTGCAGGGGGAATCTCCTCGGGAAAAGACATACTTCGCTTTATCGAAATGGGTGCTTCAGGTGTTCAAATGGGAACTATATTTGTTACCACCAATGAATGTGATGCTTCCGAGACATTTAAAAATGTCTTCGTAAAGGCAACACAAGAAGATATAAAGATCATACAAAGTCCTGTAGGGATGCCTGGTAGAGCCATTAATGGCGAGTTTATTCAGAGTGTGGAAAATGGCAATGAGACACCCAAAAGTTGCCCCTTCCATTGCATAAAGACATGTGACTATACCAAAAGTCCCTATTGTATTGTTCAATGCCTTTATCAGGCAGCAAGAGGTAATATGAAAAAAGGTTACGCTTTCACTGGCATTAATGTACACCTGTCTCAGAAAATATCAAGTGTAAAAGAAGTTATATCTAATCTCAAAGCTGAATTCTTGAATGCAGCATTAGAAAAGGCAAGGGTATAA
- a CDS encoding lysine 2,3-aminomutase gives MNKSRNQLKTYTLHNYQSIPQIAGIPKEFVRDIEIVGRVLPFKTNNYVIDELIDWDNIETDPIFTLNFPRKGMLDKKHYAMIEKLLDENTEKSFLDQKIQEIRLSLNPNPAGQEHNVPSLGEIKLKGIQHKYPETVLFFPSQGQTCHAYCTFCFRWPQFSGMSGLKFAMKEADLLLKYLRVHKEVTDVLFTGGDPMVMNAAILSSYIKPLLTSDFDHIRTIRIGTKSLAYWPYRYLTDTDSDDVIRLFEEINKSGKNLSIQAHFNHPRELSTEAVKQAIMRIRSTGAQIRTQSPLLKHINDKPEIWAQMWRKQVDLGCIPYYMFIARDTGSKQYFEIPLERCWNIFRRAYQQVSGLCRTVRGPSMSDHAGKIQVLGVQEIKDEKIFILRFIQGRNPKWVDIPFFAEYNPKATWFNQLKPAFGEDKFFFEEDRHKLIDTKPFLFDHKTDNL, from the coding sequence ATGAATAAATCCCGTAATCAATTAAAAACGTACACATTACACAATTATCAATCTATACCTCAGATAGCTGGTATCCCCAAAGAGTTTGTCCGAGATATTGAAATCGTAGGAAGAGTATTACCGTTTAAAACCAATAATTATGTAATAGATGAACTGATAGATTGGGATAATATCGAAACTGATCCGATATTCACATTAAACTTTCCAAGAAAAGGGATGCTTGATAAAAAGCATTATGCAATGATTGAAAAATTATTGGATGAAAATACCGAAAAATCCTTTCTTGACCAGAAGATACAGGAAATCCGCTTGTCCTTGAATCCCAATCCGGCAGGGCAGGAGCATAATGTACCTTCGTTAGGAGAAATAAAACTGAAAGGTATCCAACATAAATATCCTGAAACGGTATTGTTCTTTCCCAGTCAGGGACAAACCTGTCATGCTTATTGCACTTTTTGTTTCCGGTGGCCTCAATTCTCAGGAATGAGCGGATTAAAATTTGCGATGAAAGAAGCGGACTTATTACTTAAGTACCTGCGAGTCCATAAAGAGGTGACAGATGTCCTGTTTACAGGCGGAGATCCGATGGTTATGAATGCAGCCATTCTTAGTAGCTATATTAAACCCTTGTTAACTTCTGATTTTGATCATATCCGTACCATACGTATCGGAACAAAGTCATTAGCCTACTGGCCATACAGGTATCTGACTGACACCGATAGTGATGATGTCATCCGTTTATTTGAAGAGATTAACAAATCGGGAAAGAACCTGTCGATTCAGGCGCATTTCAATCATCCCAGAGAACTTTCGACCGAAGCAGTCAAACAAGCCATTATGCGTATCCGAAGTACCGGAGCACAAATACGGACTCAGTCTCCACTGCTAAAGCATATCAACGATAAGCCTGAAATATGGGCGCAGATGTGGCGAAAGCAAGTCGATCTGGGCTGCATTCCTTACTATATGTTTATCGCCCGGGATACCGGTTCTAAACAATACTTTGAAATTCCTCTGGAAAGATGTTGGAATATCTTCCGCAGAGCTTATCAGCAGGTGAGTGGTTTATGCAGGACAGTAAGAGGCCCGAGTATGAGTGATCATGCCGGAAAGATACAGGTGTTAGGTGTACAGGAGATTAAAGATGAAAAGATATTTATACTTCGTTTTATCCAGGGACGTAATCCCAAATGGGTGGATATTCCTTTTTTTGCAGAATACAATCCTAAAGCGACCTGGTTCAACCAGCTCAAACCGGCATTCGGCGAAGACAAATTTTTCTTTGAAGAAGATCGTCATAAACTTATAGATACAAAGCCTTTCTTGTTTGACCATAAAACAGATAATCTGTGA
- a CDS encoding mechanosensitive ion channel domain-containing protein translates to MTKSKIDDFIIDLLKVPLLWLSFWLLFKVFSHNSFLADKTFFASLSKANDILLIITVGWVLIKIVKAVFYYLQNRLNISTSDNLNARKSLTKMTIFEGIIIVIITVVIIALCLMSFDNVRNIGISLLTSAGIAGIVIGFAAQNSISTIFSGIQVALTQPIRLDDVVIVEGEWGRIEEITLTYVVVKIWDERRLVLPVKYFLEKPFQNWTRNTANILGTIFLYIDYNFPVDALRKHLDIILQGHSLWDERVANIQVTDSKERYKELRVLLSSKDASSNWDLRVDIREKLIDYINKEYPDSFVKYRLAK, encoded by the coding sequence ATGACTAAAAGTAAAATAGACGACTTTATTATTGATCTTCTGAAAGTTCCTCTGTTATGGCTTTCTTTCTGGCTTCTATTTAAGGTTTTTAGTCATAATTCTTTTCTTGCCGACAAGACATTCTTTGCCTCTCTTTCTAAAGCCAATGACATTTTGTTGATAATAACCGTTGGATGGGTGTTGATAAAAATAGTTAAAGCTGTTTTTTACTATTTACAGAATAGGCTTAATATTTCAACATCCGATAATCTTAATGCAAGGAAGAGTTTGACAAAGATGACGATTTTTGAAGGTATTATCATTGTTATTATAACTGTCGTAATTATTGCTCTCTGTTTAATGAGTTTCGATAATGTTCGCAATATTGGCATTAGTCTATTGACATCAGCAGGTATCGCCGGTATTGTTATTGGATTTGCTGCCCAAAATAGTATATCAACGATATTTTCAGGTATCCAGGTGGCTCTGACCCAACCTATCAGATTGGACGATGTTGTTATTGTAGAAGGTGAGTGGGGACGAATAGAAGAGATAACCCTAACGTATGTCGTGGTAAAGATCTGGGATGAGCGACGCCTGGTTCTTCCAGTTAAGTATTTCCTGGAGAAACCGTTTCAGAATTGGACTAGAAATACAGCCAATATATTAGGAACGATATTTTTATATATAGATTATAATTTTCCTGTAGATGCTCTAAGAAAGCATTTGGATATAATTCTACAAGGACATTCACTTTGGGATGAGCGTGTTGCTAATATTCAGGTTACGGATTCCAAAGAAAGGTACAAAGAGCTACGGGTTTTACTAAGCAGTAAAGATGCCTCTTCCAATTGGGATTTACGTGTAGATATAAGAGAAAAACTTATTGATTATATAAATAAAGAATATCCGGATTCTTTTGTTAAATACAGATTGGCTAAATGA
- a CDS encoding cold shock domain-containing protein — MNMASTFNKKEIEKKKQQKRREKEQKREERKNNPADSFEDMIAYVDENGVITNTPPDPTNKRKIKIESIAVSTPKKEDMEDPILNGRVEHFNPDKGYGFIKHTGSTDKYFFHVSSAPASIKEGNPVSFELERGKKGMNAINIRLVN; from the coding sequence ATAAATATGGCGAGTACATTTAATAAAAAAGAGATAGAAAAAAAGAAACAACAAAAAAGAAGAGAGAAAGAACAAAAAAGGGAAGAAAGAAAAAATAATCCTGCCGATTCTTTTGAGGATATGATTGCTTATGTGGATGAAAACGGAGTTATAACCAATACTCCTCCTGATCCTACTAATAAACGAAAAATCAAGATCGAAAGTATCGCTGTTTCTACACCGAAAAAAGAAGATATGGAAGATCCCATATTGAATGGCCGTGTAGAACATTTTAATCCCGACAAAGGGTATGGTTTTATTAAACATACAGGAAGTACGGATAAATATTTTTTCCATGTCAGTAGTGCTCCAGCCTCCATAAAAGAAGGAAATCCGGTATCATTCGAGTTGGAACGTGGCAAGAAAGGGATGAATGCTATTAATATTAGGCTTGTCAATTAG
- a CDS encoding DUF3872 domain-containing protein, with the protein MKKIKTFFGITAWLAVIMLLASACSSDMDINKVYAFDLVCMPVQKKIVQGEVAEIRAQIVKEGNFQDTKFYIRYFQVDGKGQLQLDNGTILLPNDLYLLEKETFRMYYTSYCTDQQVIDVYIEDSFGQVVQKTFSFQNDRGNEEDLPIEAE; encoded by the coding sequence ATGAAAAAAATAAAAACTTTCTTCGGAATAACAGCGTGGCTGGCAGTGATAATGCTGCTGGCCTCAGCCTGTAGTAGCGATATGGATATTAATAAGGTTTACGCATTTGATCTGGTTTGTATGCCAGTTCAGAAAAAGATCGTTCAGGGAGAGGTGGCGGAAATCCGTGCACAGATTGTAAAGGAAGGTAACTTTCAAGATACCAAATTCTATATTCGGTATTTTCAGGTAGATGGCAAAGGTCAATTACAACTCGATAATGGGACTATCCTTCTACCAAATGACTTGTATCTTTTGGAAAAAGAAACCTTTCGAATGTATTACACTTCCTATTGTACCGACCAGCAAGTGATAGATGTCTATATCGAAGATAGTTTCGGGCAGGTGGTTCAAAAGACGTTTTCTTTCCAAAATGACCGAGGTAACGAGGAAGATTTACCAATAGAAGCGGAATAG
- a CDS encoding DUF6051 family protein: MQYLDLYNYLKSIENYTEDKIAIDKNLVMRNFTFISKQKELLPGGLGNTDDYEYKPAMPTDYEPDIIQKMLNKKDAQIQENIKFRYHVIMSSTILKSKGIILMFHGFNEKYWAKYLPWAKQLADKTGKAIVMFPIAFHMNRAPSLWSDSHKMYEVSQQRKLRHPDIICSSLSNVAISTRLHNKPQRFIWSGLQSYYDIIDFVEDIKLGNHPAIESDATIDFFSYSIGTFLGEILMMSNKNGYFSKSKYATFCGGAVFNRLSPVSKFILDSEANVSLYSFVVEHLKSHMRRDRKLYDYMNREPEGINFQCMLNYKMFTAYRENLFRKMSERFYSIVLQKDEVVPPYEVINTLQGVCRDIPIKIDVLDYPYRYTHENPFPVNGKDKDEIDYQFKITFDKIGDFLC; the protein is encoded by the coding sequence ATGCAATATTTAGATTTATATAATTATTTGAAGTCTATAGAGAATTATACAGAAGACAAGATTGCAATTGACAAAAATCTTGTCATGAGAAATTTCACATTTATATCTAAACAAAAAGAGTTATTGCCCGGGGGGCTAGGAAATACTGATGACTATGAATATAAACCGGCAATGCCTACGGACTATGAGCCGGATATTATCCAGAAAATGTTAAATAAGAAAGATGCGCAAATACAGGAAAACATAAAATTCCGTTACCATGTTATTATGTCATCAACCATCCTCAAGTCAAAGGGTATTATTCTAATGTTTCATGGATTTAATGAAAAATATTGGGCTAAATATCTTCCCTGGGCTAAACAGCTAGCTGATAAGACAGGAAAGGCTATCGTCATGTTCCCCATAGCTTTCCATATGAATAGGGCTCCATCCCTGTGGAGTGATTCTCATAAGATGTATGAGGTCAGCCAACAACGAAAGTTGCGACATCCTGATATTATCTGTTCTAGTTTATCAAATGTTGCGATCAGTACCCGTCTTCACAATAAACCCCAACGTTTTATCTGGTCCGGGTTGCAATCTTACTATGATATTATAGACTTCGTCGAAGATATTAAATTGGGGAATCATCCGGCTATAGAAAGCGATGCCACAATTGATTTTTTCTCCTATTCAATAGGAACTTTTCTTGGGGAGATCTTAATGATGAGTAATAAGAATGGTTATTTCTCTAAATCCAAATATGCAACCTTTTGTGGAGGTGCTGTTTTTAACAGGTTATCTCCTGTTTCGAAATTTATTCTGGATAGTGAGGCCAATGTCAGCTTATATTCATTTGTTGTAGAGCACTTGAAAAGCCATATGCGAAGAGACCGGAAACTTTACGACTATATGAACAGGGAACCGGAAGGTATAAATTTCCAGTGTATGTTAAATTATAAAATGTTTACGGCATATCGGGAAAATCTGTTCCGCAAAATGAGTGAACGGTTTTATAGTATTGTTTTACAAAAAGATGAAGTAGTGCCTCCTTACGAAGTGATAAATACTTTACAAGGAGTATGTAGAGATATCCCCATCAAGATTGACGTTTTAGATTATCCATATAGATATACGCATGAAAATCCATTTCCTGTAAATGGAAAAGATAAGGATGAGATTGACTATCAGTTTAAAATAACCTTCGATAAAATAGGTGATTTTTTATGCTAA